CTTCGCCCGACTGGGTTGCACCCGCGTCGGCTCGCCCGGCATCTTGGGGTACTCCGGGGGGTACGGGAGCTCGCCCAGGCCACGATCCCGCTGGTCAGCGGCGTACCAGTCGAGTGCGGTCTCGATCCCCCCGACGGCCGCGTCCATGTCCTCGTGGGGGTCGCCGCGCTCGGCGAGCAGGCCCGGCACGGTGCGCACGTCGAAGTCCTCCGGCTCGACGTCGGGCAGCTGCTCCCACGTCACCGGCATCGACACCGTGGCCCGGGGCCGCCCGCGGACCGACCACGCCGACGCGACGGTGCGGTCGCGCGCGGCCTGGTTGTAGTCGAGGAACACCCGCTCGCCGCGCTCCTCCTTCCACCACGCCACGGTGGCCTGCTCGGGCAGCCGGTCGCACACCCGGCGCGCGATCGCGATGACGGCGTGCCGCACGTCGACGAAGTCCCACTCCGGGCGGATCCGCGCGAACACGTGCACGCCGCGCCCGCCGGAGGTCTTGGGCCAGCCCACGAGGCCGGCCTCGTCGAGCACCTCGTGCAGCGCGGCGGCGACGGCGCGGGCGTCGGCGAAGTCGGTGCCGGGCTGGGGATCGAGGTCGATGCGCAGCTCGTCGGGCCGGTCGGGGTCGGCGCGGCGGACCGGCCACGGGTGGAAGTCGAAGGTGCCCATGTTGGCCGCCCACAGCAGCACCGCGGCCTCGGTGGGGCACAGCGACTCCGCGGTGCGGCCGCTGGGGAACGTGACCCGGGCCGTCTCCGCGTAGTCGGGCGCACCCTTGGGCAGGCGCTTGCCGTAGAACGGCTCGCCGTCGACGCCGTCGGGGTACCGCTTGAGGTTGGTGGGCCGCTCGAACAGCACGCGCAGCAGCGGCTCGGCCACGGCGAGGTAGTAGTGCACCACCTCGCGCTTGGTGATCCCCGGCTCGGGGAAGTACACCTTGTCGCCGCTGGTCAGGCGCACCTCGCGGCCGCCGACGGACAGGAGCTCGACCGGTGCCTTGGACGCCACGGATCGGCACGCTACTCCGCTACCCTGACCGCGTGCCCGAACTCCACGGGCCCGGCGGTGCCCGTTTCGACAACGAGCTCCTCGGGCTCGACCCCACCGATCCCGAGGCCCAGGCCTTCGCAGAGCATCTCGACCGGATGGAGCACCAGCGCCCCGCGTTCACGGTGGAGGGCTACCTCGACGGCGTCAGCGCGTTCGCCGACTCCGCCAACCGGGCCGAGGGCGGCCGCCGGTGGAGCGCCGTGGCCGTCGTCGTCCTGCTCCTCGCCGTCGCGGCGTTCCTGGTCTGGGAGGCCTTCGTGTTCGTGGTGATGACGTGGCTGTGATGACGTGGCTGTGATGACGTGGGCGTGATGACGTGGGCGTGATGACGTGGGCGTGACGACGTGGGCGTGACGACGTGGGCGTGAGGTCGTGGTTCCGACGTAGCCTGGGACGCATGGATCCCGCCACCCCCGACACCGAGCCCGAGGCCACGGTCGTGAAGTCCGACGCCGAGTGGCGCGCGCAGCTCACGCCCGCCGAGTACCAGGTCCTGCGCCAGGCCGGCACCGAGCGCCCGTTCGTCGGCGAGTACACCGACACGAAGACCGAGGGCGTCTACTCCTGCCGCGCGTGCGACGCCGAGCTGTTCCGCAGCGACACCAAGTTCGAGTCGCACTGCGGCTGGCCGTCGTTCTACACCCCCCTCGCGGGCGAGGCCGTCATCGAGCGCACCGACTACTCGATGGGCATGAAGCGCGTCGAGGTGGTCTGCGCCGCCTGCAAGAGCCACCTCGGGCACGTGTTCGAGGGCGAGGGCTACGGCACCCCCACCGACCTGCGCTACTGCATCAACTCCATCTCCCTGCGCCTGCAGGAGAAGTAGCCGGGGGCGGGCGGCCGGCCCGCGTGGAAGGATCTTCGCGTGATCCGCCGCGCGGGCGCCCTGCTGGCCGCCACCGTCCTGCTCGCCCTCGCCGCGTGCGGCTCGGCCGACGACCCGGGCTCCGCCCCGCTGCCCGGCTACACGCTCGACCTGCCGGACCTCGAGCCGCTCGACACCCCCGCCGGCCCCACCCAGGTGCTCTCGGGCGTGCTCGGCAGCGCCGGGTACCTCGTCGAGGTCCCCCCGGAGTGGAACGGCGACCTGGTCGTGTGGACGCACGGCTACCTCGGCAACTCCGACGCGCTCGTCGTCGACGCGCCCTACTACGGGCTGCGGCAGCGGTTCGTCGAGCAGGGCTACGCGTGGGCGGCGTCGTCGTACGACCGCAACGGCTACGACGTCGCCTCGGGCGTGCGCTCGACGCGCGAGCTGGCCGACGCGTTCGCCGGGCTCGCGGGCACCCCGACCGCCCCGACCCGCACCTACCTCGCGGGGATCTCGATGGGTGGGCACGTCGCGGCGCGGTCGGTCGAGGAGTACCCCGACCGCTACGCCGGCGCGCTGCCGCTGTGCGGGGCGCTCGGCGACGTCGCGATCTTCGACTACTTCCTCGGCGTCCAGCTCGTCACCGAGGCGCTGGCCGGGGTGCGGTACTACCCGCCGGGCCCCGCGTTCGCCGACACCGTGCTCCCCCGCCTCCACGCCGCGCTCGGGCTGACCCCCGGCGACCCCGCGGTGACCTCCCCCGCCGCGCAGCAGCTGCGCGCGGCGGTCGTCCTCGGCTCCGGTGGCGCGCGCCCCGGCACCGACGCGGCGTTCGGCTTCTGGAAGGACGTGCTGCTCGAGCTGGGCGTGCGGGAGCCGGCCGGGCCCGTGGGGGGCGTGGCCGCCGACCCCGAGGTCGTGGCCACCAACGTCGGCGCCGACGTGCAGCCGGGCACGCCCGTCGACCTGAACGCGGCCGTGCGGCGCGTGGCGCCCGCCGATCCGGCGACCCGCGCGTCCACCGCGCTGACCGCGGTGGCGCCGATCGCCGGCCGCCCGGCCGTCCCGGTCCTCAGCCTGCACGCGCTGGGCGACCTGTACGCGCCGTTCTCGATGGAGCAGGTCTACGCCACCGAGGTGGCCGCGTCGGGGCGGTCGGCCGACCTGGTGCAGCGGGCGATCCGCAACGCCGGGCACTGCGAGTTCTCCGACGCCGAGGCCGGTGCCGCGTGGGACGACCTCGTCACCTGGGTGACCGACGGCCTCCGGCCGGACGGCGACGACGTGCTCGACGCCGCCGCCGTCGCCGATCCCGCGTACGGCTGCCGGTTCTCCGATCCGGAGGCGTACCGGATCGCGCCGGAGCCGTCGGAGGCCGACACGCGCCGCCTGTTCGATCCCTGCCCGACCTGACGACCGTCGGTGACCCGTCCCACCCCGCTTTGACACGATCGTTAGCACTACGAACAGTGGGGTGGTGTCCCGCCTCGATCGTCTCGCCGTACCCGCCCTCAGCGTGGCCTTCGTGCCGCTGTGGGCCTCCGGGTTCATCGCGGGCAAGCTCGCGACCCAGCGGATGGACGTGGCCACCACCCTGCTGTGGCGGTTCGTCGTCGCCGCCGTCGTGCTGGGCGCGGTCATGGCCGTCACCCGGCCCGCCCTGCCGCGCGGCCGGGCGTGGCTGCACCTGGCCGTCACCGCCCTGCTGCTGCAGGTCGGGCAGTTCTCCGCGGTCTACACCGGGCTCTCGCTCGGGGTGTCGGCCGGCCTGTCGAGCCTGGTGCTCGGGATGGCGCCGCTGCTCGTCGGCCTGCTGACGCCGCTGCTGCTGGGCGACCGGCTCGGCCCGGCCCCGGTGCTCGGGCTGCTGATCGGCGCGGCCGGGGTCTACGTGGTGCTCAGCGACGAGCTGGGCGACGCGCGGCTCGGCGCGGCCGTGCTGCTGCCGGTGCTGGGCATGCTGGCCCTGGCCGCGGGCACGCTCTACCAGAAGCGGTTCGGCGCGGGGACGGCGATCAGCATGAGCGTCTCGGTCCAGATGCTGACCTCGCTCGCCGTGCTGCTGGTCGTCATGCCGTTCACCGGGGCGGCCTGGCTGCCCCCGACGCCCGGTGCGTGGGCCGCGGCGGTCTGGCTGGGCGTGTTCAACTCCGCGCTCGCGTTCGCAGCGATGTTCGTGCTGCTGCGGAGGGTCTCCACCGTGCACGTCAGCGCCCTGCTCAACCTCGTGCCCGCCACCGTCGCGCTGGGGGCCGTGCCGATCCTGGGCGAGGCGCTGACGCCGCAGGCCGTGATCGGCCTGGGCATCGCGCTCGTCGGGATGTACGTCGGGCTGGGCCACCTGGGACGGGTGACGGTCGGGCGGCGGCGCTCAGCGTCGCCGGAAGTCCGCGGCGAGGGTCGCGAACGCGTCGGGATCGACCAGTGACGTCGTGTCGCCCGGCTCCCGCCCGGCGGTGACGTCGAGCAGCAGCCGGCGCATGATCTTGCCGGAGCGGGTCTTGGGCAGCTCGTCGACGACGATCACCTCCCGCGGCCGCGCGACCGGCCCGAGCTCGCGGCCGACGTGGGCGCGCAGGTCGGCGTCGAGGTCCTCCCCCGGCGCGGCCTCCCCCGCGGTGACGACGAACGCGACCACGGCCTGCCCGGTGGTGCCGTCCGGTGCCCCGACGACCCCCGCCTCGGCGACGCGCGGGTGGCTGACCAGCGCCGACTCCAGCTCGATCGAGCTGAGCCGGTGCCCGGACACGTTCATCACGTCGTCGACGCGGCCCTGCAGCCAGACGTAGCCGTCGGCGTCGACCCGGGCGCCGTCGCCGGCGAGGTACCAGCCCCGGTCCCCGAACCGCGCGTAGTAGGACACCACGAACCGCTCGGGGTCGCCCCACACCGTGCGGGCCATCCCCGGGCCGGCGCGGTCGATCACCAGCAGGCCGCCCTCGTCCGGGTCGCAGGTGCGGCCCGCCTCGTCGACGACCCGCACCGACATCCCCGGCAGCGCGCGGGTCGCCGAGCCGGGCTTGAGGACGGTCACGCCGGGCAGCGGCGCCACGACGGCGGCCCCGGTCTCCGACTGCCACCACGTGTCGACGACCGGGCAGCGCCCGCCGCCGATCACCCGGTGGAACCAGCGCCACGCCTCGGGGTTGATCGCCTCGCCGACCGACCCGAGCAGCCGCAGCGACGACAGGTCGTGCGCGGCGGGGACCTGCTCGCCCCACTTCATGTACGTCCGGACCAGCGTGGGGGCCGTGTAGTACACGGTGACGCCGTGCTTGGCGATGATCGCGAAGTGCCGGCCCGGCTCGGGGGTGTCCGGGGTGCCCTCGTAGAGCACCTGCGTCACGCCGTTGGACAGCGGCCCGTACACCTCGTAGGTGTGCGCGGTGACCCACGCGAGATCGGCGGTGCACCAGTAGACGTCGTCGGGCCGGTGGTCGAAGCAGGCCCACGCCGTCCAGGACGCCTGGGTGAGGTAGCCGCCCATGGTGTGCAGCAGGCCCTTCGGCGTGCCGGTCGTGCCCGAGGTGTAGACCAGCATGAGCGGGGACTCGGCGGGGAACGCGGCGGCCTCGTGCGTGCCCGGCTGCGGGTCGACGACGTCGTGCCACCAGACGTCGCGGCCGTCGGTCCAGTCGACCTCGCCGCCGGTGCGGCGGACGACGAGCACGTGCTCGACCGAGCCCACGCCCTCGACCGCGGCGTCGGCGTTCCGCTTCACCGGCACCGCCCTGCCCCTGCGGTACTGGCCGTCCGTGGTGACCAGCAGCTTCGCCGCCCCGTCGGTGACCCGGAAGCGCAGCGCCGCGGCGGAGAAGCCGCCGAAGACCATCGAGTGCACGGCGCCGATCCGGGCGCACGCCAGCATCACCACGACCGTCTCCACCAGCACCGGCAGGTAGACGACCACCACGTCGCCCGGTCCCACCCCGAGCGCGGTGAGCGCGTGCGCGCAGCGGGCGACCTCGGCCGCCAGCTCCGCGTAGGTGACGCGCCGCTCGTCGCCCGGCTCGCCCTCCCACAGCAGCGCGACCTTGTCCCCCAGCCCCGCCTCCACGTGCCGGTCGACGCAGTTGCGGGCCACGTTGAGGGTGCCGTCGGCGAACCAGGTGACGGCGGGGAACGCGCTGCCGTCGTAGCCGTGGCGGGGCTCGCGCCCCCACTCCAGGCGCCGGGCCTGCCGCAGCCAGAACGCGTCGGGGTCGGCGGCCGCCTCGGCGTAGACGTCGGCGCGGACGTTCGCGGAGGCGGCGAGTGGGGCGGGGGGCGGGAACGACGAGGTCACCGAGCCCAGCGTGCCACCGCACTTCCGGCCGAGGGGCTCTCAGGTGATCAGTACCTCCGGCCGAGGTTCCTCACGGCTTCCGCGCGCACGCTGGAGCCATGACCGATCTCCTCGCCGTCCTGGGTCCCGCGGGTGGTGTGGCGGTGCTCGCCGTGATGGCGATCGTGCCGCTGCTGCTCGACCTGCCGCAGCGTCGGCGCGCACCCGTCCCCGAGCTGGTCGTCCCGCGGCAGCGCACGGCCCACCCGGAGCGGCGCGCGGTCCCCGCGGGCCGCTGAGCGCTACGGGAGCGCGTTCACCAGCGCCTCCACCCGCACCCGCGGGCCGGTGTAGAACGGGATCTCCTCCCGGACGTGCCGGCGGGCCTCGGTGGCGCGCAGGTCGCGCATGAGGTCGACGATCCGGTCCAGCGCGTCGCACTCGAACGCGAGGATCCACTCGTAGTCGCCGAGGGCGAACGCGGGGACGGTGTTGGCGCGCACGTCGGCGTACCCGCGGGCGGCCTTGCCGTGGTCGGCCAGCATCGTGCGGCGCTCGTCGTCGGGGAGCAGGTACCAGTCGATGGACCGGACGAACGGGTAGACGCAGACGTACCCCTTGGGCTCCTCCCCCGCCACGAACGCGGGGATGTGGCTCTTGTTGAACTCCGCGGGCCGGTGCAGCGCGACCTGGCTCCAGACCGGCGTGCTCGCGCGGCCGAGCGCGGTGCTGCGGCGCAGGTCGGCGTAGGCGCCCTGCAGGGCCTCGACGTTGTCGGCGTGCCACCAGACCATGTAGTCGGCGTCGGCGCGCATGCCGGCGAGGTCGTAGACGCCGCGGACGGTGACGCCCTTGCCCTCCAGACCGTCGAGGAACTCCGCCGCCTGGGCGGCCGGCTCCGTGCGGTCGTCGCCGAGGCGGCCGGGTTCGGCGCGGAACACCGACCACATCGTGTAGCGGATGGTGCTGTTGAGCTCGGCGTAGTCGAGGCGGGCCATGGCCCCATCGTGCCACCCGCGGCGTCCGCGGGACGGCGGTGGTCGGGTGGCCGCGGTGGTCGGGTGGCCGCCGTGGTCAGGTGGCCGCGGTCGTGCCGGCGGCGATCCGCTCCGCCGCCGCCCGGGCCGTCGCCACGCACGCCGGCACGCCCACGCCGTGCAGGGCGGCGCCGGCCACCGCGATCCCGGCCGGGAGCCCGCCCTCGACCGCGGCGACGCGGTCGAGGTGCCCGACGCCGTACTGCGGCAGGCCCCCGCCCCAGCGCTGGACGACCGCCGCGACGGGCTCGGCCGTGACGCCGGTGAGCACCGCGAGGTCGGCGCGGACCCGGGCGACCAGCTCCGCGTCGTCGACCTGGAGGGTGGCCGCCTCCCCGAACCGGCCGAGCGACGCCCGGAGGCGGACCAGGCCGTCATCGCCGAGGTGGGCCCACTTCGTCGACGAGTGCGTGACCCCCTTGACCCCCAGCGGTTCCCCCGCGGCGACCAGGGTGCCCGACGTCGCGGGGAGGCCGACGCCGCCCGGGTAGGCCAGCGCCACCACGGCGGACGAGGCCAGCTCGATCTCCCCCGCCGCCCGGGCCGGGCCGGGCGCGACCGGCGCGAGCAGCTTCGCCGCAGCGGGGGCGGGCACGGCGAGCACGACGGCGTCGACGTCGAGGGGTTCGGGGGCCGTCGTCGGGCCGAGGACCAGCCGCCAGCCGGCCTCGCGGCGCTCCAGCGCCCGGACCGTCACGCCGAGCCGCAGCTCCGGGCGGGCGGCCGCGAGCAGCGCGTCGAGCAGGACGCGGTAGCCGCCGCGGACGGCCCCGAACACCGGGCCACCGGTCGCGAGGGCCGGGTCCGGCGCCCCGCGGGCGGGGGTCGCGCGACCCGCGGGCGGGGCCGTCGCCCGGTCCGCCGCCGCCGTCACCGACGGGGCTCCCGCGTCCAGCGCCCTGGCCAGGGCCGGGATCGTGGCGCGCAGCCCGAGCGCGTCGACGCGGCCGGCGTAGACCCCGCCGAGGAGGGGGTCGGCGAGGCGGTCGGCGGTCTCGTCGCCGAAGCGCCCGCGCAGCAGCGCCCCGAGCGCGACGTCGGCCCCCGGCTCCCACGACAGCGGCCGGGACGGCTCGGCGGCGACCGCGGCGAGACCGGCCGGGGACAGCAGCGCGTCGAGCCGGGCGGCGCCGGTCGGCACCCCGAGCAGGGTGCCGCCGGGCAGCGGCGCGGTGCGCCCACCGGCCCGGACCGTGGCCGACGCGGCCGTCGGGTGCACCGCGGGGTCGAGCCCCAGCTCGGCGAGCAGGGCCGGGACCTCCGGGCGACGCGCGAGGAACGCCTCGGCGCCGACGTCGAACGCCATCCCGGCCAGGTCGACGGTGCGCAGCACCCCGCCGACGCGGTCACGCTGCTCCAGCACCGTGATCCGGGCGTCCGGCCCGAGCAGGGTGCGCAACCGGTGGGCGGCGGCGAGGCCGGAGATCCCGCCGCCGACGACGGCGACCCGCATCACACCGGCTGGCGGTGCACCAGGTCGACCACGCGGGTGATCACGTCGGGGTCGGTGTCGGGCAGCACGCCGTGGCCGAGGTTGAACACGTGCCCCGGCGCCCGGCGGCCCTCCGCGGCGATCCGCTCGACCTCGCCGGTGATCGACGCCCGGTCGGCGAACAGCACAGCCGGGTCGAGGTTGCCCTGCACCGGGTGGGTGCCGCCGGCGCGGCGGGCCGCGTCGTCGAGCGGGATGCGCCAGTCGACGCCGACGACGTCGGCCCCGGCCTCCGCCATCGCCCCGAGCAGCTCGCCGGTGCCGACGCCGAAGTGGATGCGCGGCACGCCCGCGTCGACCAGGCCGCCGAGCACCCGGGCGGAGTGCGGCAGGACGTACTCGCGGTAGTCGCGCTCGGACAGGGCCCCGGCCCAGGAGTCGAACAGCTGCACCGCGTCGACGCCCGCGGCGATCTGGGCGCGCAGGAACGTCGAGGTCATGTCGGCGAGGCGCCCGAGCAGCGCGTGCCAGACGTCGGGGGCGCTGCGCATCAGCGCCTTGGTGCGCTCGTGGTTGCGGCTCGGCCCGCCCTCGATGAGGTAGGAGGCGAGCGTGAACGGGGCCCCCGCGAAGCCGATCAGCGGGGTGTCGCCCAGCTCGGCCAGCAGCAGCGCGATCGCGTCGGTGACCGGGGTGATCTGCTCGTCGTCCAGGACCGGGAGCCGGTCGACGTCGGCGGCGGTCCGCACGGGGTGCGCCACGACCGGGCCGGTGCCGGCGACGATGTCGACGCCGACGCCCGCCACGTACAGCGGGACGACGATGTCGCTGAACAGGATCGCGGCGTCGACGCCGTGGCGGCGCACCGGCTGCAGCGTGATCTCGCACGTGAGGTCGGGCGTCAGGCAGGCCTGCAGCATCCCGCTGTCCTTGCGCAGCGCCCGGTACTCCGGCAGCGACCGGCCGGCCTGGCGCATGAACCACACCGGCAGGCGCGCGGGTCGCCCCCCGCGGGCGGCGACGAGGAACGGGGCGGACGCGAGATCGCGTCGGGCACCGGTGGGGGCGGGAGCTGTGTGCGCGACCATGGCCCCGCCATCTTCCCACGCCGGTGAACCGCCCCGCCGGGTGAGGGCGCCACCGGAACGTGGGGGCCCGGCGCGCCTCGCCGACCAGGCGTGTCGCGCGACCTAGAGTCCCGGCTCGTGCCTGATGCGACCGCCTCCCCACCACCCGAGTTCCGCCGCGCGGTCGCCTCGCTCGGCACCCTCCGGCCGCGCCCGGAGCTGATCGTCACCGCGCTGGACGCCCCGCCGCGGCTCGCGCCGTGGACGTGGGCGCTGTCGGTGGAGGTCGCCGACTCCACGCTGGGCCGCGCGGCCGCCGAGGACGGCGTCGACGAGTCCGACACCTCGGGGCGGCTGATCCTGCTGCACGACCCGGCCGGGCAGGACGCCTGGGAGGGCACCTTCCGGCTCGTCTGCTTCGTCCAGGCCCGCCTGGAGCCCGAGCAGCTCGGCGACGAGATGCTGCCGGTCGTCGGATGGTCGTGGCTGACCGAGGCCCTCGAGGACCACGGCGCCGACCACGTGGCGCTGGGCGGCACCGTCACGCAGACCTCCTCGGTGCGCTTCGGCGACATCGCCGGGCCCCGCCGCGACGACGACGTGGAGCTCCGCGCGTCGTGGACGCCGAACGGCACGGACCTGTCCCGGCACGGCGAGGCGTTCTGCGCCTTCGTCGCGTCGGCCGCAGGGCTACCGCCGGTCGGCGCAGTTCCTCTCGCTCATCGAAGTTCTTGAACCGCGTGCCCACCTGCGGTTACACCGCCCGCGGTGATCGGGACCGTCACCCGATCGTGTGGACGGGGAGCGACAAGGCTGTAACTTTCACCCCGCTAAGTTCGATCCGATACACGACGTTAGACCGCTTGGGGGGCTACGCTTCCTCCACGACACCTCCTCGGGCGGTCTCTTCGCCGGCCGAGGTCTGGTGCCGGTCGGGGGCAACGACCGACTCCAGGGAGGTAACACCGTGGCCGTAGTTGGCCAGGGCGCACCAGTTCGCACCGCACCCGGTGCTGTGCTGTCGCCCGCAATGGTCCCGCACCCGCGGGAAGAGCTCTTCTCGGTCCTCGTGGTCGACGACCACCCGCTGCTGCGGGAGGCCATCGCCGCCCGGCTGCGGTCGATGGGGGCCGGCACCGTGTACGAGGCCGCCTCGGTGGCCGAGGCGCGGGCACGTGCGCACGCCAACGGGCCGTGCGACCTCGCGATCCTCGACCTCGGCCTGCCGGACGGCAGCGGGCTCGACCTCGTCACCGAGCTGCGCTCGCTGGGCTGGAACCGGCTCGTGGTGCTGGCGTCCTCGGACGACCCGTACGCGGTGCGCTCGGCCTTCCAGGCCGGGGCGCAGGCCTACCTGCTGAAGTCCGCGTCGGCGGCCATCGTCACCGACGGTGTGAAGCGCGTCCTCGACGGCGGCGTGTACGCCGACCCGACGGTCGCCCCGCTGCTCGCGACGGGCACCCGCGTGCCCGGCACCGACAACACCCCGCGCGAGCTGTCGGCGCGCGAGGTCGAGGTCCTGCAGCTCGTCGCCGACGGGCAGTCCAACAAGGAGATCGGCGAGGCGCTGAGCCTCTCCGCGCTCACCGTGAAGAGCCACCTGTCGCGCATCGGGCGCAAGCTCGGCACGGGTGACCGCGCGCAGATGGTCGCGCTGGCGATGCGGGCCGGGGTCATCCGCTGATTCCAGAGGGCCCAGATCGGTCGAGCACCGACGGTTCAGCGGCGGAGGAGGGGACGCCGGAGGGACCGGCACCCACCCCCCTGCTGGCGCCGGCCGACGGGCTCCCCCCCGTCGTCGCCGACCGCGACGCCCTGCGCGCCACCGCGGCGGCCTTCGCCGCCGGGACCGGCCCCATCGCCGTCGACGCCGAGCGGGCCTCCGGGTTCAAGTACTCGCAGCGCGCCTACCTGGTGCAGCTGCGCCGGGCGGGCGCGGGCACCGCCCTGGTCGACCCCATCCCCATGGGCAGCGACCTCTCCGACCTCGCCCCGGCGCTGACCGGGCCGGAGTGGGTCCTGCACGCGGCCTCCCAGGACCTCGCCTGCCTCGCGGAGACGGGTCTCGCGCCGAGCCGGCTGTTCGACACCGAGCTGGCCGGGCGCCTGGCCGGGCTCCCCCGCGTCGGGCTCGGCCCGATGGTCGAGAACCTGCTCGGGCTGGCCCTGGAGAAGGGTCACGGCGCCGCCGACTGGTCGCGCCGCCCGCTCCCCCAGGACTGGCTGGTCTACGCCGCACTCGACGTCGAGGTGCTGGTGGAGCTGCGCGACGTCCTCACCGCGCTGCTCGACGAGCAGGGCAAGCTCGACTGGGCCCACCAGGAGTTCGAGGCGGTCCGCACCGCGGGCCCGCCCACCCCGCGGGCCGAGCCGTGGCGGCGCACCTCGGGCATCCACAAGCTGCGCAAGCCCCGCCAGCTCGCCGCCGTGCGCGCGCTGTGGGAGGCCCGCGACAGGCTCGCCGCCGAGCGCGACATCGCGCCCGGTCGCGTCCTGCCCGACGCCGCGATCGTCGACGCCGCCGTCACCGCACCGGAGACGGCGGGCGCGCTGGGCGGGCTGCCGGTGTTCCGGGGCCGGTCGCAGCGGCGGCTGACCGCGTACTGGTGGTCGGCGCTGGCCGCGGCCGAGCGCCTCGACGCGGCCGACCTCCCCCGCCCGACGGCCCCCGCCGAGGGGCCGCCGCCGGTCGCCCGCTGGGCCGACCGCGACCCCGACGCCGCCGCCCGCCTCGCCGCCGCCCGCGCCGCCGTCGCCGCGATCGGCACCGAGCGCACGGTGCCGGTGGAGAACCTGCTGCAGCCCGACCTGCTGCGCCGCCTGTGCTGGACCCCGCCCGAGGACGGCGACGTCGCCGGCTTCCTGCGCAAGGGCGGGGCCAGGGAGTGGCAGATCGAGCTGCTGTCCCCCGGCCTCGTCACGGCACTGGCCGCCCGCGCCTGACGCCCCCGGTCAGCCGGGGAGGCGGACCGTCACCGTCAGCCCGCCGCCGGGCACCGGCTCGGCCGACACCGAGCCGCCGTGGGCCCGCACCACCGCCCGCACGATCGACAGGCCCAGCCCGGAGCCGGGGGTGTCGCCCGTGCGCTCGACGGGACCGCGGCGGAACGGCTCGAACAGCTCCTCGACCCGGTCGACCGGGCGCCCCGACGACGCCACGCACAGCTCCGCGCCCCCGTCGCGGACCCCGGTGACGACCTCGATCCAGCCGCCGGTGACGTTGTGGCGCACCGCGTTCTCCAGCAGGTTGCCCGCCACGCGCTCCAGCAGCACCGCGTCCCCGGCGACGGGGGCGTGCGCGGTGCGGACCTGCACGCGCAGCCCGCGGTGCCCGGCCTCGACGCGCACCGCCGCCAGCGCGGGCACCACGACCGCGGCCAGATCGACCGGGCGGACGTCGGCGAGATCGGCGCCCTCGGTGCGCGCGAGCAGCAGCAGGCCGGCGACGAGGTCGTCGGCGCGACGGGTGGCGTCGCGCACCACCGCTCCCATCCGCCGCAGCTCGGCCTCGTCGGCGGCCGGGTCGGACAGCGTCACGTCGACCTCGGTCCGCAGCACGGCGAGCGGGGTGCGCAGCTCGTGGCTGGCGTTGGCCACGAAGCGGCGCTGGGCGTCGAACGCGGCCTGCAGGCGGTCGAGCATCGCGTCGAACCCGGCCGCCAGCTCCGCGACCTCCCCGCGCGCCGAGGCCAGCCCCAGGCGGGTGTCGAGGGTCTCCACGGTGAGCCGCCGCGCGGCCGCCGTGACGGCGTGCAGGGGCCCCAGCACCCGCCCGACCAGCACCCACGACACCAGCGCCGCGGCCAGCACCACCAGCGGGAACGCGACGAGGCCCGCGCGCAGCACCTCGTCCTGAGCGGCCCGCCCGACGGCGTCGCCGAGGCCGTCGGCCGGGACCGTGATGCCGTCGACGCGCACGGTGCTGCCCGGCGGCAGCGTCGGCACGGCCTGCGCCACGTCGCCGACCAGCAGCCAGCCCAGCCACAGCAGCAGCGCGCTGACCAGCGCCACCAGCCCCGTGGCGAGGGCCGTCAGCCGCGGTCGCAGACCCACGGGCTCACCCCGCGGCCGGTACGCGGTACCCCGCGCCCACCACCGTCTCGATCACGCCGGGCTCGCCGAGCTTCTTGCGCAGGGTCATCACCGTGACCCGCACGGTGGTGGTGAACGGGTCGGCGTTCTCGTCCCACACGCGCTCCAGCAGCTCCTCGCTGCTCACGACGCTGCCGCCCGCGGAGATG
This sequence is a window from Pseudonocardia petroleophila. Protein-coding genes within it:
- the hemG gene encoding protoporphyrinogen oxidase, yielding MRVAVVGGGISGLAAAHRLRTLLGPDARITVLEQRDRVGGVLRTVDLAGMAFDVGAEAFLARRPEVPALLAELGLDPAVHPTAASATVRAGGRTAPLPGGTLLGVPTGAARLDALLSPAGLAAVAAEPSRPLSWEPGADVALGALLRGRFGDETADRLADPLLGGVYAGRVDALGLRATIPALARALDAGAPSVTAAADRATAPPAGRATPARGAPDPALATGGPVFGAVRGGYRVLLDALLAAARPELRLGVTVRALERREAGWRLVLGPTTAPEPLDVDAVVLAVPAPAAAKLLAPVAPGPARAAGEIELASSAVVALAYPGGVGLPATSGTLVAAGEPLGVKGVTHSSTKWAHLGDDGLVRLRASLGRFGEAATLQVDDAELVARVRADLAVLTGVTAEPVAAVVQRWGGGLPQYGVGHLDRVAAVEGGLPAGIAVAGAALHGVGVPACVATARAAAERIAAGTTAAT
- the hemE gene encoding uroporphyrinogen decarboxylase — its product is MVAHTAPAPTGARRDLASAPFLVAARGGRPARLPVWFMRQAGRSLPEYRALRKDSGMLQACLTPDLTCEITLQPVRRHGVDAAILFSDIVVPLYVAGVGVDIVAGTGPVVAHPVRTAADVDRLPVLDDEQITPVTDAIALLLAELGDTPLIGFAGAPFTLASYLIEGGPSRNHERTKALMRSAPDVWHALLGRLADMTSTFLRAQIAAGVDAVQLFDSWAGALSERDYREYVLPHSARVLGGLVDAGVPRIHFGVGTGELLGAMAEAGADVVGVDWRIPLDDAARRAGGTHPVQGNLDPAVLFADRASITGEVERIAAEGRRAPGHVFNLGHGVLPDTDPDVITRVVDLVHRQPV
- a CDS encoding DUF3000 domain-containing protein → MPDATASPPPEFRRAVASLGTLRPRPELIVTALDAPPRLAPWTWALSVEVADSTLGRAAAEDGVDESDTSGRLILLHDPAGQDAWEGTFRLVCFVQARLEPEQLGDEMLPVVGWSWLTEALEDHGADHVALGGTVTQTSSVRFGDIAGPRRDDDVELRASWTPNGTDLSRHGEAFCAFVASAAGLPPVGAVPLAHRSS
- a CDS encoding LuxR C-terminal-related transcriptional regulator; the protein is MVPHPREELFSVLVVDDHPLLREAIAARLRSMGAGTVYEAASVAEARARAHANGPCDLAILDLGLPDGSGLDLVTELRSLGWNRLVVLASSDDPYAVRSAFQAGAQAYLLKSASAAIVTDGVKRVLDGGVYADPTVAPLLATGTRVPGTDNTPRELSAREVEVLQLVADGQSNKEIGEALSLSALTVKSHLSRIGRKLGTGDRAQMVALAMRAGVIR
- a CDS encoding ribonuclease D, which encodes MPEGPDRSSTDGSAAEEGTPEGPAPTPLLAPADGLPPVVADRDALRATAAAFAAGTGPIAVDAERASGFKYSQRAYLVQLRRAGAGTALVDPIPMGSDLSDLAPALTGPEWVLHAASQDLACLAETGLAPSRLFDTELAGRLAGLPRVGLGPMVENLLGLALEKGHGAADWSRRPLPQDWLVYAALDVEVLVELRDVLTALLDEQGKLDWAHQEFEAVRTAGPPTPRAEPWRRTSGIHKLRKPRQLAAVRALWEARDRLAAERDIAPGRVLPDAAIVDAAVTAPETAGALGGLPVFRGRSQRRLTAYWWSALAAAERLDAADLPRPTAPAEGPPPVARWADRDPDAAARLAAARAAVAAIGTERTVPVENLLQPDLLRRLCWTPPEDGDVAGFLRKGGAREWQIELLSPGLVTALAARA